From one Trifolium pratense cultivar HEN17-A07 linkage group LG1, ARS_RC_1.1, whole genome shotgun sequence genomic stretch:
- the LOC123902695 gene encoding uncharacterized protein LOC123902695, whose amino-acid sequence MKNSKNITVSSLDSGGWPSRIPYSGEPPHHLVLHRHIHHHHTYNHSKLSAASIPPPRRFHSFDFKSLSGGFNSSNFDLACLKSSLKLDLWMSIRHIEKAVVGECHVSKDLVEKLPHNLVVIASHTTEMDKEKGMEIQPDRNNGESTSLITQEKPTRQPDHGSKIPSELMKQIISLFPQQVNHIAA is encoded by the exons ATGAAGAACAGCAAGAACATCACCGTCTCGTCCCTAGATTCCGGCGGCTGGCCATCGCGAATCCCATACTCCGGCGAGCCACCACACCATCTCGTCCTTCACCGCCACATCCACCACCATCACACCTACAATCACTCGAAATTGTCCGCCGCCTCTATTCCTCCGCCTCGCCGATTTCATTCTTTCGATTTCAAAAGCCTCTCTG GTGGGTTCAATTCCTCAAATTTTGATCTTGCATGTTTGAAATCTTCCCTGAAATTGGATCTTTGGATGTCAATCAG ACATATAGAGAAAGCTGTTGTTGGAGAATgtcatgtttcaaaagatttagTTGAAAAGTTACCACATAATCTTGTGGTAATTGCTTCACACACAACTGAGATGGACAAGGAGAAAGGGATGGAG ATCCAACCTGATAGAAATAATGGGGAGTCAACATCACTCATAACTCAG GAGAAGCCTACTAGACAGCCTGATCATGGAAGCAAAATCCCCTCTGAACTTATGAAGCAAATTATTAGCCTTTTCCCCCAACAAGTTAACCATATTGCTGCCTAA
- the LOC123889008 gene encoding uncharacterized protein LOC123889008 produces MTSNFVTHGCSSQGAFNADVKIEKKRVRKPVAKTNLFTIPQINYMPDFMHPYIEHIVDVKRDGNCGYRVIALDDKNDEDDYELIKESMVNELNLYKSIYLELYGGEDRLAYITNALLPSKRRSRRHSVALIEKWLTFPDMGHIVATILGKVVVKLTETFFPLRGIPPSNPSSLIVCIGAIPGHYVYVKLKDNCPIPPTCIQWKRYCSPDAIAWESFFVARQAKFDKLMKEIIVDNNKKIRVGSNSNVPIEL; encoded by the exons ATGACTTCAAATTTTGTTACCCATGGTTGTTCTTCGCAAG GTGCTTTTAATGCTGAtgtgaaaattgagaaaaagCGAGTACGAAAACCGGTCGCAAAGACTAATTTGTTTACGATTCCTCAAATCAACTACATGCCTGATTTTATGCATCCTTATATTGAGCATATTGTTGACGTAAAACGTGACGGTAATTGTGGGTATCGTGTCATTGCGTTAGATGACAAGAACGATGAAGATGATTATGAGCTTATCAAAGAGAGTATGGTTAATGAGTTGAACCTCTATAAGAGCATCTATTTGGAATTGTATGGTGGTGAAGATCGTTTGGCTTATATCACAAATGCACTCTTGCCATCAAAGAGAAGATCCAGGAGACATAGTGTTGCGTTAATCGAAAAATGGTTGACATTTCCGGATATGGGGCATATTGTAGCAACTATTTTAGGGAAAGTTGTCGTGAAATTGACCGAGACATTCTTTCCATTGCGTGGCATACCACCATCTAATCCTTCTTCGTTAATTGTTTGTATTGGGGCTATCCCCGGTCATTATGTCTACGTCAAGTTGAAAGATAATTGTCCCATACCTCCAACATGTATTCAGTGGAAGAGGTATTGTTCTCCGGATGCTATTGCTTGGGAGTCTTTTTTTGTTGCTCGACAAGCCAAGTTTGATAAACTCATGAAGGAAATAATAGTTGATAATAATAAGAAGATTCGAGTTGGTTCCAATTCCAATGTTCCAATTGAACTTTGA
- the LOC123902997 gene encoding putative F-box protein PP2-B12, with product MAKKSKRMVEFEELPEPCIATILSHTTPIDTCRLSVVSKTFHSASDSDDVWNRFLPSDSNLIDSIFSRYPHLANPPSKKALFRALSDSDLMIIDDGKKSFQLDKKSGKIFYMLSARSLTTTDCKSSARRKKKWISVRESRFPKVLKLGLVSRLEIHGMISSLSLSPNTEYVAYLVFKMSGGLWIRERACEVIHWC from the exons ATGGCAAAGAAAAGCAAAAGAATGGTAGAATTTGAAGAATTACCAGAACCATGTATCGCTACGATACTCTCTCACACGACTCCCATTGACACTTGTAGGCTCTCCGTTGTTTCTAAAACATTCCATTCTGCCTCCGATTCCGATGACGTCTGGAATCGATTTCTCCCTTCCGATTCCAATCTCATCGACTCTATCTTCTCACGGTATCCTCACCTTGCCAACCCTCCTTCTAAAAAGGCTCTGTTTCGTGCTCTCTCTGATTCTGATCTTATGATCATTGACGATGGTAAAAAG AGCTTTCAATTGGATAAGAagagtggaaaaatattttacatgCTTTCTGCTAGATCACTCACCACCACTGATTGCAAAAGCAGTGCACGTCGTAAGAAAAAGTGGATTTCTGTGCGAGAGTCCAG GTTCCCTAAAGTTCTTAAGCTTGGTCTTGTTTCCCGACTCGAGATTCATGGGATGATTAGCTCTCTATCCTTGTCCCCAAATACCGAATATGTGGCTTATCTCGTGTTCAAGATGAGTGGTGGCCTCTGGATTAGAGAAAGAGCCTGCGAAGTTATCCATTGGTGTTGA